In the Atribacterota bacterium genome, TCAGTTGAACATAAAATCATATTAGCTAAATTATCATTTATTTGAATTAATTATATCTAAACATTATTAAAATCTTTAGTATTTTACTAGCTACCAACTACTATCTACTGAATAAACGGTATACTTTATACGTAATACGGTATACTGTATTTTAGACTCCCGAAAAGGCACTGAAGCCGCCATCGATAGGTACAACAATACCAGTAACAAAATTAGCATTATCTGATGCCAACCAGACACATGCTCCAATCAAATCTTCCGGATCCCCAAATTTGCCTGCAGGAGTGTGTGCAATGACTAATTCTCCTCTTTTAGTTAGACTACCATCTTCATTAGTGAGAAGATATTTATTTTGGGTTGTTAAAAAGAAGCCGGGGGCTATTGCATTTACACGTAACTTAGGATTATATTCCTGGGCAAAATGAACTGCCAACCACTGGGTAAAATTACTTACAGCAGCCTTGGCAGCAGAATATCCCAAAACTTTGGTTAATGGCCTGAATGCAGCCATAGATGAAATGTTAATAATAGATCCCCCTTCTTCATTCTTCAGCATCTCCTTCCCGAATACCTGAGAAGGAAGTATTGCACCACCAAACAGATTGAGTCCTACAACTTTTTCTAAGGCTTTTGCAGGTAAATCAAAAAATGATTGTTCCGGTGAGGTTGTTGCTCCTTTTTGATTTCCACCAGCAGCATTTAATAAAATATCAATACGATTAAAATCCTTTGTTATCTCTTCTTTACATTCTTTGATTTTTTCGATGTCCATAGCATCTAAATAGTATCCTTTACTATCTATGCCCTCTTTTTGTAATTCCTCTACCAATGGTTTTGTATCAACTATATCAGCAATAATAATATTGGCACCCGCATATCCTAAACCTCTGGCAATAACCGATCCCAGTATACCAGCCCCTCCTGTAATAACGGCATTTTTACCTTTTAAACTAAACTTTTTTAATATGTCTTTCATGTTTTTCCTCCCAATGTACAAATTAAAATTATGAATTATATTAAATACTCAATAAGTCTAAATGA is a window encoding:
- a CDS encoding SDR family oxidoreductase, encoding MKDILKKFSLKGKNAVITGGAGILGSVIARGLGYAGANIIIADIVDTKPLVEELQKEGIDSKGYYLDAMDIEKIKECKEEITKDFNRIDILLNAAGGNQKGATTSPEQSFFDLPAKALEKVVGLNLFGGAILPSQVFGKEMLKNEEGGSIINISSMAAFRPLTKVLGYSAAKAAVSNFTQWLAVHFAQEYNPKLRVNAIAPGFFLTTQNKYLLTNEDGSLTKRGELVIAHTPAGKFGDPEDLIGACVWLASDNANFVTGIVVPIDGGFSAFSGV